The Mycolicibacterium flavescens genomic interval CCCGGCCAAGGACTCGGCGAAGCTTCTCCGCGGGGCGGGCGGAACCGTCGGGGCGTGCCGTCCGGCGCTCGGTCTATGTGCCACTTCTCCATCATCCGCTACGACGCGCGGCAGCTCGGACCGACAACACGCGGTGTCAAGATCGGCCGTACTATCGAGGGGAACTACGGAACGGATCACGGGGATAGTGGCACAACAGTCCGAGGCGATCGCGGTCAAGACAGACGGCCGCAAGCGGCGTTGGCACAAGCACAAGGTAGAGCGCCGCAACGAGCTGGTGGATGGCACCCTTGAGGCGATCCGCCGACTCGGTAGTGGCGTCAGCATGGACGAGATCGCGGCCGAGATCGGCGTCTCGAAGACGGTGCTGTACCGCTACTTCGTCGATAAGAACGACCTCACGACCGCGGTGATGATGCGGTTCGCGCAGACGACGCTGATCCCGAACATGGCCGCGGCGCTGTCGTCGAACCTGGACGGCTTTGAACTCACTCGCGAGGTGATCCGGGTCTATGTCGAAACGGTGGCGGCCGAACCCGAGCCCTATCAGTTCGTGATGGCGAACAACTCGGCGAGCAAGAGCCGCGCGGTCGCCACGTCCGAGCAGATCATCGCCCGCATGTTGGCGGTGATGCTGCGACGCCGGATGCAGGAGGCCGGTATGGACACCGGCGGCGTCGAACCGTGGGCGTACCACACAGTCGGCGGTGTTCAGCTTGCCACGCACTCGTGGATGTCCAACCGGCGCATGAGCTCCGACGAGCTGATCGACTACCTGACCATGCTCTCGTGGAATGCGCTGTGCGGCATCGTCGAAGTGGGCGGGTCACTCGAGGCGTTCCGCGGCCGACCACACCCGTCGCCGGCGCTTCCACCCCCGACGCAAGACGACCAGTGAGCCCGGACCCGGTCACCTCGCCCATCGCCGACGCGGTGCGGTTTCGGACCGGCGACAAGGTGGCCGATCTGAACCCCTCGGCGACACCGGGTTTCGACGGCGCCAAAGCCGATGCGGCTCCGGTGCAAGCGGCCCGCAGCAATCGCCTCGCCGAGCTGCAGGAGATGCTCTACGCCAGTTCCAAAGGCCGTGACGACGCCCGCTCGGTCTTACTTGTGCTGCAGGGCATGGATGCCGCGGGCAAGGGCGGTATCGTCAAACATGTTGTCGGAGCTGTCAACCCGATGGGCGTACGCTACACCGCATTTGGCAAACCGACACCGGAGGAGCTGGCGCACGACTTCCTGTGGCGGATCCGGCGCGCGTTGCCGCCGCCGGGACATATCGGCGTCTTCGACCGGTCGCATTACGAGGACGTGCTCATCGTTCGGGTGCACAACCTGGTGCCGCCGGAGGTGTGGGGTGCGCGCTACGACGAGATCAACGCGTTCGAGCGTGAACTCGTCGACGGTGGAACGACTCTGGTGAAGGTGGCGATGTTCATCTCGTTGGACGAGCAGAAGAAGCAGCTCCTCGAACGGCTCGACGACCCGACGAAATACTGGAAGTACAACCCCGGCGACATCGACGAGCGCCTCAAATGGCCCCAGTATCAGGAGGCCTACCAGGCGGTGCTGGACCGCACGTCGACGGACTATGCGCCGTGGCACGTGGTGCCCTGCGATCGCCGGTGGTACAGCCGGCTCGCCGTCACCGAACTGCTGATCGAAGCGCTCGAGGCCCTCGACTTGTCATACCCGCCTGCGGATTTCGACGTCGACGCGGAACGCAAGCGGTTATTGGAGTCGTAGGCGCCGAGACTGCGGTTTCTGACGAATTTCGGCCGATTCCTCTCATAAACCGCAGTCTCGTGGAACCGGTATAGCGCTTTTCGCATCTAACTGGATATGGACCGTCTCATCGTGGGCAGCGACGCACTCGCAGCCGGCACCGTGACACGTCACGACCTACGCACCAACTACGTCAAGGTGCACCGCAACATATACGCGCCGACAGGAATGGAACTCGACGCGCGTGTTCGAGCACATGCCGCATGGCTTTGGTCTCGCGGACAAGCGACTCTATTCGGCCATTCGGCCGCGGCGATGTTCGGAACTCGCTGGCTACCGCCCGACGGACCGGCGGAACTGGCACGAATACGGCATCGATCTCCGCGCGGAATCGTCATCTACAGTGGGACGCTCGCCGATGACGAGGTCTGCCTGCGAGGAAGTTTCGACTGTACGACACCCGCTCGCACGGCTTATGACCTAGGTCGGCGCGTGCCGGGGGATCTGGGGATCATGCGAATCGACGCCCTGCTCAACGCGACCGGGTGCACCGTCGCCGAAGTGCAGGGCATCGCGAACCGCTATCCCGGCGCACGGGGCATCCGTGCACTGCGCGCGACAATGGATCTCGTCGATGGCGGCGCGGAATCGCCGAAAGAGACCGAGCTTCGCCTGCTGCTCGTCCGTAATGGGTTGCCTCACCCGGCCACGCAGATTCGCGTTGGCAATCGCCGAATCGATATGGGCTGGTGCCAGTGGAAAGTGGGCGTCGAGTACGACGGAGTGCAGCATTGGACCAGTCCGGACATTCACGCCGGAGACATCGAACGGCTGGAGTTCTTGGCCGCGCAAGGCTGGCTGATCGTGCGGGTCAGCGCGCGTCACCTACGGTTTCAACGAGCCGAGATAGTGCGCCGGGTATGCGAGGCGCTCAGGAGCCGCGGCTGCCCCGTTTGATGGGCGTGCGCTCGGCGCTAATAACTGTAGAAGCCCTGGCCTGACTTCTTGCCGAGCTGCCCCGCCTCGACCATCCGCAGCAGCAGCGGTGGCGGCGCGTAGTGCGGGTCCTTGAGTTCATCGAACATCGAGTCTGCGATCAGCTTCATGGTGTCCAGACCGATCAGGTCCGAAAGGCGCAGCGGGCCCATCGGATGTGAGAGCCCGGCCACGATTGCCTTGTCGACGTCCTCCACCGTGGCGACGCCGGCCTCCACCATCCGGATCGCCGAGAGCAGGTAAGGCACCAGCAGCGCATTGACGACG includes:
- a CDS encoding transcriptional regulator, with protein sequence MAQQSEAIAVKTDGRKRRWHKHKVERRNELVDGTLEAIRRLGSGVSMDEIAAEIGVSKTVLYRYFVDKNDLTTAVMMRFAQTTLIPNMAAALSSNLDGFELTREVIRVYVETVAAEPEPYQFVMANNSASKSRAVATSEQIIARMLAVMLRRRMQEAGMDTGGVEPWAYHTVGGVQLATHSWMSNRRMSSDELIDYLTMLSWNALCGIVEVGGSLEAFRGRPHPSPALPPPTQDDQ
- a CDS encoding polyphosphate:nucleotide phosphotransferase — translated: MSPDPVTSPIADAVRFRTGDKVADLNPSATPGFDGAKADAAPVQAARSNRLAELQEMLYASSKGRDDARSVLLVLQGMDAAGKGGIVKHVVGAVNPMGVRYTAFGKPTPEELAHDFLWRIRRALPPPGHIGVFDRSHYEDVLIVRVHNLVPPEVWGARYDEINAFERELVDGGTTLVKVAMFISLDEQKKQLLERLDDPTKYWKYNPGDIDERLKWPQYQEAYQAVLDRTSTDYAPWHVVPCDRRWYSRLAVTELLIEALEALDLSYPPADFDVDAERKRLLES
- a CDS encoding cullin, a subunit of E3 ubiquitin ligase, with translation MRIDALLNATGCTVAEVQGIANRYPGARGIRALRATMDLVDGGAESPKETELRLLLVRNGLPHPATQIRVGNRRIDMGWCQWKVGVEYDGVQHWTSPDIHAGDIERLEFLAAQGWLIVRVSARHLRFQRAEIVRRVCEALRSRGCPV